The sequence below is a genomic window from Microvirga mediterraneensis.
CTGCGATGAGACCGCAAGCGTCGAGCGCCTCCAGCGGCTGGACGATGGCTGCTTCGGCGAGCACCGGCACTTCGCCCTCTCAGATCTGGTCGACTTGCCCGCCGGGCCTGACGGTGAGATGGACATTGAGGGGTTGTGCGCTGCCAATGGCTTCCTCTGGATTGTTGGCTCGCACTCCCTGAAGCGGTGCAAACCCCGGAAGGATGACGGAGACCGCGAGCACGCCCTCCAACGCATGGAGCGGATCCAGCACGAGCCCAATCGCTACTTTCTGGGCCGGGTCCCGCTCGCTGAGGAGGCTCCAGGGCTGTTCGTGCCCGTCCGATCAGATGGCGGGCGGTCGTCCGCTTGGTTCAAGCTCGGCAAGAAGCGGAGCGCCTTGGCCAAGTGGCTTGGTGGTGACCCGCACCTTGGGCCGTTCGTGAGCATTCCCTCGAAAGAGAACGGCTTGGATGTCGAAGGCTTGGCTGTGAGCGGCAACCGGGTTTGGCTCGGCTTACGTGGTCCCGTCCTCCGTGGCCATGCTGTCGTTCTCGATCTGCAGATCAAAGCAAAAGCCGAAAGCCGGCTGAAGGCCCGCAGGGTCGACGGCGACCGGCGCTACCGCAAGCACCTGCTCGACACCCGGGGTTTGGGGATCCGGGACATGCGGCTCGACGGTGACGACCTTCTCCTGCTGGTTGGCCCTACCATGTCGCTGGAGGGGCCTGCCTTCGTCCTCCGCTGGCGTGACGCGGTTCATGACGATGCGTCGGGCGTGATTGCCCCTGGCCGCATCGAAACCGTGGCCGAACTGCCCTACCAGCTGCACGTCGATCATCCGGAGGGGCTTGAGCTCTGGCCTGAGGCTGGCCCCGGGGCCCTGTTGATCATCTACGACGCCCCGGCCCCGGAGCGGACCGACCCTGACACCTTCACGGTTCGGGCGGACGTGATCTGCCCAAGCGGTGCAGAGACGGGTTTCCTGGGTCGCCTAATGGATGCAGCCGGAACGCGCCCTGAAAGGGCCGATGATCAGAGCCAGTGATTCCGGCGGAAGCGCCAGTACAGGACGGAGCAGAAGGCTCCGATCATTACGAGAACCAGGAGGTAACCGTATCGCCATTGCAGCTCCGGCATGTGCTCGAAGTTCATGCCGTAGATGCCGGCCACCGCCGTCGGCACTGCCAGGATGGCGGCCCAGGCGGCGAGCTTGCGCGTGATCTCGGTCTGCTGCGCCTGGCCCGTCATCAGACTGGTCTCGAACGCGAAGGCCAGCACCTCGCGCAAGGACTCGATCTCCTCCTGCACCCGGCGGATGTGGTCCGAGACGTCCCGAAAGAGCGGCTGCATCGACGCATTGATCCCCGGCAGACCCGGCTGCTCCAGG
It includes:
- a CDS encoding DUF3616 domain-containing protein, with protein sequence MHDTNPVTSIAQIALTFSDWRPLRHVDDPLHKDLSAVTRIGECLFLACDETASVERLQRLDDGCFGEHRHFALSDLVDLPAGPDGEMDIEGLCAANGFLWIVGSHSLKRCKPRKDDGDREHALQRMERIQHEPNRYFLGRVPLAEEAPGLFVPVRSDGGRSSAWFKLGKKRSALAKWLGGDPHLGPFVSIPSKENGLDVEGLAVSGNRVWLGLRGPVLRGHAVVLDLQIKAKAESRLKARRVDGDRRYRKHLLDTRGLGIRDMRLDGDDLLLLVGPTMSLEGPAFVLRWRDAVHDDASGVIAPGRIETVAELPYQLHVDHPEGLELWPEAGPGALLIIYDAPAPERTDPDTFTVRADVICPSGAETGFLGRLMDAAGTRPERADDQSQ